The segment TTCGTCTGGTTTCGCGCCACAAATGTTTGCCAGCAGTAAAAGTAGtctataaaatattatatattttgaaagtAGTGTTGATTGATTTGGCATAGGTGAAATCTGCGTTCACACACTCAaattgttttagtcctggtttttatcCCCAGTTTATTTGTTGTATAGACCAGGGTTTgatcctgatctagtcctggtttagtccacatataattctgatttagtcccagtttagccccagtttagatGTGGTGTGTTTAAGTGTGAATGCAGCCATAAAGTTGCACTATGAAACTGTTATAGTAGGAGGTCTGCTACTGACgattttgcttctttttttccaattagacatgtttttatagttcaaaaatacattgaaaaacattgggggtcatctctccacagatctgacctatattTGGCTTTGTGGCATCACCTGATTgtcttgtttccatagaaatagataaatttactgccatgctgtggaatattctaatctagacaaagcaataacattttcatggaatGGAAAgcgcatttaaaaaaaagaaaaaaaaaatcaaaagtatgTCATTGTACCTTTATATTTCATGACTGTTATATGCACTCCGGCTCTTTTCAGCATCCTCAAAccttcccgctccctgctctcCTCCAGGTCACAGAAGTAAAGCCTTGAGACGAAGATCCGGAGACGCAGGTTTGGGGTTTTTGTGAGAAACTGTGTGAGTTTGATGGAGCAGTTGACGCATGGAGACCAAGAGCAGAACCAGGTGATGGAGTAACTGAGTCGTCTCCTCTCGTCAGCATCAAGCCCCCAAAGACCAGGGCACAGCGCTCCCAGGTAACGCAGGAACAGGATCTGGATGAATGGAGTGAGACTCATGGGAATTTTCAGGGATTTTGACATGATTCATTAATTTACAGATATTCATGATTAGATTGATCATTATAAACAtgattttcattgttttgaggTTCACTGACACTGTTTTTACGGAgttgttttcagtttaatttcTGAGCATTGTTATTTACGAGGTGCATTCGAACACCCCGCATTGCTCAGTCTGGTGTAaccctttttacttttagcgGCTCTAAATAAACATCCCCTGTGAAAAGGACAACGTAAATCGTCTTCTGTGCCTAAAAGTCTACAACACACAGGTTAGAAGTTGGCAATTGactgtttaaaatcaaataaaaacagcaaaattaaGGATTAtcatctattaaaaaaaagtacttattaagatatgataaaaaaatgtatatagaaTAGAAATAAGGAGATGCATTTCtacacttttgtggttaaaagtGCCCTAACTTTTCAATTTCGAGGTTTGCCAAATGAATGGAGATGTTTGATCGTTTTGCTtcgaatgttccatagtatgacattaaattaatttttttgctTCACTTCAATTTTAAttctatttaattttaatgctcgaaaaacatgcctttttactgtgagcaagttcgcttttccatagatctgacctgtgatttGCCCTGATGgagataaatgtattaaaagccATAcaatagaacattccaggcaaagctttaacatctccatggagacaagctgagttacttagtgcaccttaaaACTGTCTgcaatacagtacttttaccacaacatttagcacatttttgaTAGATTGCAAACAATTTATCTTATTATTGGTTTCATGCAATCCCAAAAGATACTGAGACATTTACTATTGTCAGTACTAcaatactataatactacaatACTAAAGTCATCGTTGTAGGTTGGccgaagagaacaacactgtataaaatgtat is part of the Periophthalmus magnuspinnatus isolate fPerMag1 chromosome 16, fPerMag1.2.pri, whole genome shotgun sequence genome and harbors:
- the aicda gene encoding single-stranded DNA cytosine deaminase; the encoded protein is MRWAKGRHETYLCFVVKRRVGPDSLSFDFGHLRNRNGCHVEILFLRYLGALCPGLWGLDADERRRLSYSITWFCSWSPCVNCSIKLTQFLTKTPNLRLRIFVSRLYFCDLEESREREGLRMLKRAGVHITVMKYKDYFYCWQTFVARNQTNFKAWEGLHQNSVRLTRKLTRILQPCETEDLRDAFRLLGLL